TACTCATGGCTCTGGGCTTTAGTTATGTGTGTTTGCGTAACGCTTGATGTCAGGACCAATTAGAGAGCGACTTGAACCCCAGGGCTCATCGTGGCACTCAGATTGACGCTACGAACATAGGTGCCCTTCGCCGCTTGCGGCTTGAGGCCATTGATGTGATCCACAAAAGCGCGAATGTTGTCTTCGAGCTTATCGGCTTCGAAGCCGAGGCGACCGACGACCGCGTGCACGATACCCGTTGGGTCGTTGCGGAACTCGACCTTACCAGCCTTGTATTCTTTGACAACGCGAGCAACGTCTGGCGTAACCGTACCGGCACGCGGCGATGGCATCAAACCACGCGGACCGAGGACGCGGCCCAGAGGACCTACCAGGCCCATCATGTCTGGGGTAGCGATACAGACGTCGAAGTCGAGCCAACCATCTTTGATCTTCTTCGCCAGATCTTCGGCACCCACTTCGTCTGCACCGGCCTCTTTGGCAGTTGCGACGTTGTCACCCTTAGCGAAGACGACGACCCGCTGGATCTTGCCGATACCATGCGGCAGAACCAGAGCACCACGAACCAGCTGATCCGCCTGCTTCGGGTCGATACCCAAACGCATGGCAATTTCAACCGTCTGGTCAAACTTGGTGGTGTTGAACGACTTCAGCAGCACGATTGCGTCTTTGAGGGTCAAAGCGTCTGCTGGAACCTTTTCGAGAAGGGCTCGATATCGTTTGGATTGTGTAGGCATCGTCAATCGCCAATTTGTAGGGAGATAATGTTCGGGTTAGACAGATCGGAAACCTATTCCGCGACTTCCAGACCCATGCTGCGAGCCGTACCTTCAATCATACGGCGAGCATGATCCAGATCGCGGGCATTGAGGTCCGCCATCTTCTGATTGCAGATGTCGTCGATCTGCTCCTTGGTAACCTTGCCAACCTTTTTGGTGTTCGGCGTGCCACTTCCCTTGGCCAGGCCAGCAGCCTTCTTCAGCAATGCAGCGGCCGGTGGGCTCTTGCAGATGAACTCGAAGGTACGGTCGTTGTAGACGGTGACGACAACCGGAATCGGCATGCCATTGAATTCTCGAGTCTTATCGTTGAACTGCTGAACGAACTGACCGAGGTTCACACCGTAACGACCCAACGAGGTACCAACCGGAGGAGCCGGAGTGGCCTGACCGCCGGGGACCTGAAACTTCGCTTGACCTACTTGTTCCCGTGCCATTTTGCTGTTTCCCGTGCCGCAGTTGATTGCTAGAACCAACTGCCACCGAATGCTGTGAAAACTGTCTGCTTATAAAACAAAGGCCCCGAGGCTCGTTCTCTGTCTTCCGCCGGCGAAGGGGAGTTAGAAGAATCGACCACCGGTGCAACGCGTGGCGTGGACTAAACTGGCTCCATTTGCCAGTGTTCCATCTCCACAGGCGTTGTGCGGCCGAAAATATTAATCATGACCGTGACTCGGCCATTGGTGTTGTCGATCACCTCGACATCCCCTTCGAAGTTCTCGAAGGTTCCTTCAGTGATGCGAACATGGTCGCCAATCTTGAAGCGAATGTTCGTCTTGACTTCTTCCTGCTCACCTTCATCAGGCTTGCGCGTCTTCTTGACGATGCGATCCACTTCGTGCGGCAACATGGGAACGGGCTTGCCGCCTGCTCCGGTGAAATCACCAATGCCGCCGGTCTCGCGAACCAGGAACCACGTTTCGTCGTTGATTGCCATGTGCACGACGATGTAGCCTGGGTAGAGCTTCTGCTTGGTGACTTTTTTCTTGCCGTTCTTGTATTCCACCAGGTCCTCGGTGGGCACAAGAATCTCGCCAAAGTACCCCTCGAGTCCGGCCATCTTGACGCGGCGAATCAGGTTGGTGCAG
This genomic interval from Bremerella sp. JC817 contains the following:
- the rplA gene encoding 50S ribosomal protein L1 encodes the protein MPTQSKRYRALLEKVPADALTLKDAIVLLKSFNTTKFDQTVEIAMRLGIDPKQADQLVRGALVLPHGIGKIQRVVVFAKGDNVATAKEAGADEVGAEDLAKKIKDGWLDFDVCIATPDMMGLVGPLGRVLGPRGLMPSPRAGTVTPDVARVVKEYKAGKVEFRNDPTGIVHAVVGRLGFEADKLEDNIRAFVDHINGLKPQAAKGTYVRSVNLSATMSPGVQVAL
- the rplK gene encoding 50S ribosomal protein L11 produces the protein MAREQVGQAKFQVPGGQATPAPPVGTSLGRYGVNLGQFVQQFNDKTREFNGMPIPVVVTVYNDRTFEFICKSPPAAALLKKAAGLAKGSGTPNTKKVGKVTKEQIDDICNQKMADLNARDLDHARRMIEGTARSMGLEVAE
- the nusG gene encoding transcription termination/antitermination protein NusG, whose protein sequence is MANAPDNSFDPEKDPEQGAPVDAEAQSEEVTTPEEAVEESAPFEEESSEEVASEAEEPSAEEEPAEEKPAPVARKTGKNRGPIEEVTEEEIEPADEAQKEWYILKVQSNREKSICTNLIRRVKMAGLEGYFGEILVPTEDLVEYKNGKKKVTKQKLYPGYIVVHMAINDETWFLVRETGGIGDFTGAGGKPVPMLPHEVDRIVKKTRKPDEGEQEEVKTNIRFKIGDHVRITEGTFENFEGDVEVIDNTNGRVTVMINIFGRTTPVEMEHWQMEPV